The following are encoded together in the Corynebacterium jeikeium genome:
- the cmx gene encoding chloramphenicol efflux MFS transporter Cmx, protein MPFALYMLALAVFVMGTSEFMLAGLLPAIATELDVSVGTAGLLTSAFAVGMVVGAPVMAAFARRWPPRLTLIVCLLVFAGSHVIGAMTPVFSLLLITRVLSALANTGFLAVALSTATTLVPANQKGRALSILLSGTTIATVVGVPAGALLGTALGWRTTFWAIAILCIPAAVGVIRGVTNNVGRSETSATSPRLRVELSQLATPRLILAMALGALINGGTFAAFTFLAPIVTETAGLAEAWVSVALVMFGIGSFLGVTIAGRLSDQRPGLVLAVGGPLLLTGWIVLAVVASHPVALIVLVLVQGFLSFGVGSTLITRVLYAASGAPTMGGSYATAALNIGAAAGPVLGALGLATGLGLLAPVWVASVLTAIALVIMLLTRRALTKTAAEAN, encoded by the coding sequence ATGCCTTTTGCCCTCTACATGCTTGCCCTGGCGGTCTTCGTCATGGGCACTTCAGAATTCATGCTCGCGGGATTGCTCCCCGCGATCGCGACCGAACTTGACGTCTCGGTCGGCACTGCGGGCCTGCTGACCTCCGCATTCGCAGTCGGTATGGTCGTCGGCGCGCCAGTGATGGCGGCATTCGCTCGCCGTTGGCCACCGCGGCTCACATTGATCGTTTGCCTTCTCGTGTTCGCGGGAAGCCACGTCATCGGAGCGATGACACCAGTGTTCTCTCTCCTGCTCATCACCCGGGTGCTCAGCGCTCTCGCAAACACAGGATTCCTCGCCGTAGCACTGAGCACGGCCACTACCCTCGTGCCAGCGAACCAGAAGGGGCGTGCACTGTCGATCCTGCTCTCCGGCACGACGATCGCAACCGTCGTGGGCGTCCCCGCCGGGGCACTGCTCGGCACAGCGCTGGGCTGGCGAACGACGTTCTGGGCGATCGCCATCCTCTGTATTCCCGCGGCCGTTGGAGTCATTCGTGGCGTCACGAACAATGTTGGTCGGAGCGAGACTAGCGCGACCTCACCAAGGCTCCGTGTCGAGCTCAGCCAGTTGGCGACGCCGCGGCTCATCCTGGCCATGGCACTCGGAGCGCTGATCAACGGAGGGACCTTTGCGGCATTCACCTTCCTGGCACCCATCGTGACCGAGACCGCGGGCTTGGCCGAAGCGTGGGTGTCCGTCGCGCTGGTGATGTTCGGCATCGGATCGTTCCTTGGCGTCACGATCGCAGGACGACTATCAGATCAACGACCTGGCCTCGTGCTCGCAGTCGGCGGACCGCTATTGCTGACAGGCTGGATCGTGTTGGCAGTGGTCGCATCTCATCCCGTTGCGCTTATCGTCCTCGTCCTCGTTCAGGGATTCCTGTCGTTCGGCGTCGGCAGTACTCTGATCACGCGTGTGCTGTATGCAGCATCGGGTGCGCCAACGATGGGCGGTTCGTACGCAACCGCAGCATTGAATATCGGAGCTGCAGCGGGGCCCGTGCTTGGTGCGCTCGGGCTCGCGACCGGGCTGGGGCTGCTCGCGCCGGTTTGGGTCGCTTCGGTGCTGACAGCGATCGCTCTCGTCATCATGCTTCTCACCAGACGCGCGCTTACGAAGACCGCGGCGGAGGCCAATTGA
- a CDS encoding IS481-like element IS5564 family transposase — translation MTHPNALLTPRARLRLARLIVEDGYPATIAAKMFMVSPITARKWAGRYREEGEFGMQDRSSKPHRIPGRTPEHVKKKIINLRWRLRLGPAQIAARLGLSTSTVHAVLVRCRVNRLSHIDRVTGEPLRRYEHPHPGSLIHVDVTKFGNIPDGGGHRYVGRQQGARNKLATPGLPRGKDHKPRTGTAFVHTVIDDHSRVAYAEIWSDEQASTAVGVLERAVAWFAERGVTVERVLSDNGSAYRSHAWRDFCARLGIRHKRTRPYRPQTNGKIERFHRTLGDGWAYARFYGSEAERRLALPGWLHFYNHHRHHSAIGGVPFDRLNNVPGHHI, via the coding sequence ATGACCCATCCGAACGCTCTTCTCACTCCTCGTGCCCGTCTCCGGTTAGCTCGGCTGATTGTCGAAGACGGCTATCCGGCCACGATCGCCGCAAAGATGTTCATGGTCTCCCCGATCACTGCCCGGAAATGGGCAGGCCGCTACCGGGAAGAGGGTGAGTTTGGGATGCAGGATCGCTCCAGCAAGCCGCACCGGATCCCAGGCAGGACGCCCGAGCATGTCAAGAAGAAGATCATCAACCTGCGCTGGCGGCTTCGACTGGGGCCAGCCCAGATCGCTGCGCGACTTGGTCTCTCGACGTCGACTGTTCACGCGGTCCTCGTCCGTTGCCGCGTGAACCGCCTCTCGCATATCGATCGTGTCACTGGCGAGCCATTGCGGCGATATGAGCATCCTCATCCGGGATCGTTGATTCATGTCGATGTCACGAAGTTCGGCAACATCCCCGACGGCGGTGGACATCGTTACGTAGGTCGGCAGCAAGGCGCACGGAACAAGCTCGCGACTCCGGGATTACCACGAGGAAAAGATCACAAGCCGCGCACCGGGACGGCGTTCGTTCACACAGTCATCGACGACCACTCCCGCGTCGCATACGCAGAAATCTGGTCGGATGAGCAGGCGAGCACAGCGGTGGGAGTTCTCGAACGCGCCGTGGCCTGGTTCGCCGAACGAGGCGTGACCGTCGAGCGAGTCCTATCCGACAACGGGTCGGCATACAGATCCCACGCATGGAGGGACTTCTGCGCTCGGCTCGGCATCCGACACAAGCGGACACGCCCCTACCGGCCGCAGACGAACGGGAAGATCGAGCGATTCCACCGCACGCTCGGGGACGGCTGGGCCTATGCCAGGTTTTACGGTTCAGAGGCCGAACGACGCCTGGCGCTGCCCGGCTGGCTCCACTTCTACAACCACCACCGACACCACTCTGCGATTGGCGGCGTACCCTTCGACCGACTCAACAACGTCCCTGGACATCACAT